In one window of Campylobacter coli DNA:
- a CDS encoding inositol monophosphatase family protein — MKQFLDACLKANLQISKYLNNICESDLEFSPDLGFDNNQSYKLDLKCEKIFTEYLSDLGQIFSEESGLIGENSPYKIILDPLDGSSNFVSKIPFYGTSAALFKDEEAQSAFICNLANNEILIFDDNKNLKSNLFNPNYSPFLPNRFSQIGIVEKITLCPNLINYLAKNKLKFRSLGATALSIAYAPYFSFVLVLGKTRVFDTAGALMLCKNLYIENNENFLLISKDKKIFDIILEFLK, encoded by the coding sequence ATGAAACAATTTCTAGATGCTTGCCTAAAAGCAAATTTACAAATTAGCAAGTATCTTAATAATATTTGCGAAAGCGATCTTGAGTTTTCTCCTGATCTTGGCTTTGATAATAATCAAAGCTATAAGCTTGATCTAAAATGTGAAAAAATCTTTACAGAATATCTTAGTGATTTAGGCCAAATTTTTTCCGAAGAAAGTGGCTTGATCGGAGAAAATAGTCCTTATAAAATCATTCTTGATCCCTTAGATGGAAGTTCAAACTTTGTCTCTAAAATACCCTTTTATGGGACATCTGCAGCACTTTTTAAAGATGAAGAAGCCCAAAGTGCTTTTATTTGCAATCTAGCCAATAATGAAATTTTAATTTTTGATGATAATAAAAATTTAAAATCAAATCTTTTCAATCCTAATTATTCTCCTTTTTTGCCTAATCGTTTTTCTCAAATTGGGATCGTAGAAAAAATAACACTTTGCCCAAATCTTATCAATTACCTCGCGAAAAATAAGCTTAAATTTCGCTCTTTGGGTGCTACAGCTTTAAGCATTGCTTATGCTCCGTATTTTAGTTTTGTTTTAGTTTTAGGAAAAACTCGAGTCTTTGATACTGCAGGAGCTTTAATGTTGTGTAAAAATTTATATATAGAAAACAATGAAAATTTCCTTCTCATAAGTAAAGATAAGAAAATTTTTGATATAATCTTGGAATTTTTAAAATAA
- the accD gene encoding acetyl-CoA carboxylase, carboxyltransferase subunit beta: MNFADIFSKIRRQQPSTKEAPNHWVKCQSCHALMYYKEIESCFNVCPKCSYHMRISPMDRIKLLSDENTFVEYDANLEAIDPLKFVDSKSYKKRLSEGESKTGRKSAVISGECLIDGLKTQLVVFDFSFMGGSLGSVEGEKIVRAIQRAITDKTPVVIVSASGGARMQESTYSLMQMSKTSAALKLLSKEKLPYISVLTDPTMGGVSASFAWLGDLIIAEPGALVGFAGARVIKQTIGADLPEGFQKAEFLLEHGLIDAIVERSDMKKYLSDTLKFFCGK, translated from the coding sequence ATGAATTTTGCAGATATTTTTTCAAAAATCAGAAGACAACAACCCAGCACCAAAGAAGCTCCAAATCATTGGGTAAAATGCCAGAGTTGTCATGCTTTAATGTATTATAAAGAAATAGAATCTTGTTTTAATGTATGCCCTAAATGTTCTTATCATATGAGAATTTCTCCTATGGATAGGATAAAACTCCTAAGTGATGAAAATACCTTTGTTGAATATGATGCAAATTTAGAAGCCATAGATCCGCTCAAATTTGTTGATAGCAAGTCCTATAAAAAACGCTTAAGCGAGGGTGAAAGCAAAACCGGTAGAAAATCTGCGGTCATTAGTGGAGAATGCCTTATAGATGGCCTTAAAACTCAACTTGTAGTATTTGATTTTTCTTTCATGGGAGGATCTTTAGGCTCTGTAGAAGGCGAAAAAATCGTTAGGGCAATCCAAAGAGCCATCACAGATAAAACTCCTGTTGTTATTGTGAGTGCAAGCGGTGGAGCTAGAATGCAAGAAAGTACTTATTCTTTAATGCAAATGAGTAAAACAAGTGCTGCTTTAAAACTTTTAAGCAAAGAAAAACTCCCTTATATCAGTGTATTAACCGATCCTACTATGGGTGGCGTGAGCGCTTCTTTCGCTTGGCTTGGGGATTTAATCATCGCTGAACCAGGCGCTTTGGTGGGTTTTGCAGGAGCAAGAGTAATTAAACAAACCATAGGCGCAGATTTACCCGAAGGCTTCCAAAAAGCTGAATTTCTACTCGAACATGGACTCATAGATGCGATAGTAGAGCGTTCAGATATGAAAAAATACCTTAGCGATACTCTTAAATTCTTTTGTGGAAAATAA
- a CDS encoding 23S rRNA (pseudouridine(1915)-N(3))-methyltransferase RlmH, whose amino-acid sequence MQVNIFHIQKNDEFKIWGEKYAKLISKFADLKEHNLFNKKIAAAQNLNAQAAKLSYEEAFAPYTKGFCIVLDERGKELTSVEFAKLIADKNNLNFFIGGAYGLRDEFSQSLDFRLSLSKLTLAHQFVKILLLEQIYRAFCINSNHPYHK is encoded by the coding sequence TTGCAAGTTAATATTTTTCACATACAAAAAAACGATGAATTTAAAATTTGGGGTGAGAAGTACGCAAAACTTATCTCCAAATTTGCAGATCTTAAAGAACACAATCTCTTTAATAAAAAAATAGCTGCTGCACAAAATTTAAATGCACAAGCTGCTAAATTAAGCTATGAAGAGGCATTTGCTCCTTATACAAAAGGCTTTTGCATAGTTCTTGATGAAAGAGGCAAGGAGCTTACAAGCGTAGAATTTGCAAAACTCATAGCAGATAAAAATAATTTAAATTTTTTTATAGGTGGTGCTTATGGCCTAAGGGATGAATTCAGCCAGAGTTTAGATTTTAGACTTTCATTAAGCAAACTCACCTTAGCACATCAATTTGTAAAAATTTTACTTTTAGAACAAATTTATCGTGCTTTTTGTATCAACTCAAATCATCCTTATCACAAATAA
- the dksA gene encoding RNA polymerase-binding protein DksA: MKKNEIQVFKTILENRKKTILENLQSNSKEIEALHNSVPSDSVDFSVIETGSQIDFAISANLKQELEEIEDSLEKIKDGTYGICESCDEEIAIERLKIKPHAKYCIVCRENLEKGEL, translated from the coding sequence ATGAAAAAGAATGAAATACAAGTTTTTAAAACTATCTTAGAAAATAGAAAAAAAACTATATTGGAAAATTTGCAAAGCAATTCTAAAGAAATTGAAGCCTTACATAATAGCGTCCCAAGTGATAGTGTGGATTTTTCTGTTATTGAAACAGGATCGCAAATTGATTTTGCTATCAGTGCTAATTTAAAACAAGAATTAGAGGAAATAGAAGATTCTTTAGAAAAAATCAAAGATGGCACTTATGGAATATGCGAATCTTGCGATGAAGAAATCGCCATAGAAAGACTTAAAATCAAACCTCATGCAAAATACTGCATCGTATGCCGCGAAAATTTAGAAAAAGGAGAGTTATGA